One Desulfomicrobium apsheronum genomic region harbors:
- a CDS encoding ShlB/FhaC/HecB family hemolysin secretion/activation protein, whose translation MQQVVSMRIFICVFFSTVLLFIGDCSIQCFASNEVIRQQEQIQRDQESQRQKLKQQHEDVLEKKPSRIEVDQAPPIAESVETDVCVHIDSIVFVGTTLLSRSEKSGLLEPFIGRCLNMTHINELVRATTNLYIRRGYVTTRAFVPAQDLGSRRLEIRVIEGEIESISLNDDSPADRRRIAMTFPSGIVGKPLNLRDIEQGMDQLNRLPSGNAQLRIEPGKKVGASRIVVTDQPGKMWRFWVGLDNSGQKSTGEMRAFASVDNDNLLGLSDMLSLNLSGDAKALLDMSRLGSQSISTYYTVPFGYWSVTASAGVSEYHTHLEGGGAEYLSDGRTSTYGLDLSRVVHRGSQSKTTAGVSFAVKDVDNFIEKERLVAGSYDLSILGVSLGHHRRIFDGVLGLGGEFNLGLPLFGAKRDEFSDRSVPKHEFQKFSLTGSWMRPFEIAGHPVTFSTQGEAQWSCDTLYNSERLDLGGRYTVRGFQLESLGGDSGGYVRNEIAVSLLPQGHSEWFSSVFNDPQVYAGYDAGFIHRDRDDEYERGVLQGAALGLRSRGGLIETDFCVARPLDAPSFLKNRDWEIYWSLNSNF comes from the coding sequence ATGCAACAAGTGGTCTCAATGCGAATTTTTATCTGTGTGTTCTTTTCAACTGTTTTGTTATTTATCGGTGATTGTTCCATTCAATGCTTTGCATCCAACGAAGTCATTCGCCAACAGGAGCAGATACAACGCGACCAGGAATCGCAGAGGCAAAAACTCAAGCAGCAGCATGAAGATGTGCTGGAAAAAAAGCCTTCAAGGATAGAGGTCGATCAGGCGCCACCAATCGCGGAATCCGTGGAAACGGATGTCTGTGTTCATATTGACAGCATCGTGTTCGTTGGGACGACGTTGCTTTCCCGTTCCGAAAAGAGCGGATTGCTTGAGCCCTTCATTGGGCGTTGCCTGAACATGACCCACATCAACGAGTTGGTGCGGGCAACGACCAATCTTTACATCAGGCGCGGATATGTCACGACACGCGCTTTTGTCCCTGCTCAGGACCTTGGTTCACGAAGATTGGAAATCCGTGTCATCGAAGGCGAGATTGAGAGCATCAGTCTCAATGATGATTCTCCTGCGGACAGGCGGCGGATCGCCATGACTTTTCCTTCCGGCATCGTGGGCAAGCCGCTCAACCTGCGCGACATCGAGCAAGGCATGGATCAGTTGAACCGTTTGCCATCCGGCAATGCCCAACTTCGCATCGAGCCCGGGAAAAAAGTCGGAGCCAGCCGCATCGTGGTAACGGATCAGCCGGGCAAGATGTGGCGTTTTTGGGTCGGGCTGGACAATTCGGGTCAAAAAAGCACGGGTGAAATGAGGGCCTTTGCGTCTGTGGACAATGATAACCTGCTTGGCCTGAGCGACATGCTTTCCCTTAATTTGAGCGGCGACGCCAAGGCGCTCCTAGACATGTCGCGTCTCGGAAGCCAAAGCATTTCAACGTATTACACTGTGCCCTTTGGGTATTGGAGCGTAACGGCCAGCGCCGGCGTCTCCGAATATCACACGCATCTGGAAGGTGGCGGGGCCGAGTATTTGAGCGATGGTCGCACGTCCACCTATGGTCTTGACCTGAGCCGGGTTGTGCATCGAGGCAGCCAGAGCAAGACCACTGCAGGCGTTTCCTTCGCCGTCAAGGATGTCGACAATTTCATCGAGAAAGAACGCCTCGTGGCCGGTAGTTACGATTTGTCCATTCTGGGCGTGTCGTTAGGCCACCACCGCCGGATATTCGACGGTGTGCTTGGTTTGGGCGGCGAATTCAACCTTGGACTGCCCCTCTTTGGGGCCAAGCGGGATGAGTTCTCGGATCGGAGCGTACCCAAACATGAATTTCAGAAGTTTTCCCTGACGGGCAGCTGGATGCGTCCTTTCGAGATTGCAGGGCATCCGGTCACGTTCAGCACGCAGGGCGAGGCGCAGTGGTCTTGCGACACGCTGTACAACTCCGAGCGACTGGATCTGGGCGGACGATACACGGTGCGGGGTTTTCAGCTGGAAAGTCTGGGCGGGGACAGCGGTGGATACGTGCGCAATGAGATCGCGGTGTCCCTTCTTCCGCAAGGCCATTCTGAGTGGTTTTCATCGGTATTCAATGATCCGCAAGTTTATGCCGGTTACGATGCCGGTTTCATTCATCGTGACCGGGACGATGAGTACGAGCGGGGCGTTCTGCAGGGAGCGGCTTTAGGGTTGCGTTCCCGGGGCGGCCTTATTGAAACGGACTTTTGTGTGGCGCGGCCTTTGGACGCGCCATCTTTTTTGAAAAACAGGGACTGGGAAATCTATTGGTCGCTGAACTCCAATTTCTGA